The stretch of DNA tcgggcagtgcgtttacaggattcgtttggacgatcAGCCAAGACAAAGCAAAACCggtgcgtttaacccaaaaagcatCTCTGTGTGGACGGGGCCTAAATCATTTCATTCAGTGCAATCTAGCCTCCCCTAGAGCCACCACTGGAAGTTTATATTGGGGAACAGTATCCCTGAAAATAACTTTTTTTCTGACTTCATTTGATCCTGCTATACAATTTATGATGTACGTTGTGTAAGAGATTATTCTACTCCCTACAGAAGGAACCTGGGCTTACCTCTAGCAGTCAGCATGGCCTGGGACACTAAGCGCCTGCAGGCCTGATCAGCTTGGTGTACCACACTATTAGCACAGCTCTGTCGATCTATCTCCTACAGAAGTAAAGCATATTAAGTCCATTACAATTCATCTCTCATTAGGAAAGATGATTTATGTCATGACAATGAGAAATAATCATTTCAAATTAATCAAAATATTTTAACAACTACATACCCTCTTTTCAGTATCATTTTGGAAAGGACTCAAAGGATTGTCAAAGGCAGAAGAAATCAATGTGGTCAGGCTCTGACTGAGAGAGACACATTAATTGTGAAGCAAACCCAAACCCAAAAACTAATTCAATCACTTTCTGTAACAATCTGGGGCAATGTCTTACAGATCATGATTTGTAAACTCTTCACAGCTGGAAAGTGTTAAACTGTTTTGTTCCCATGAATTCTTCAAAGGATTTGGTGGTTCCATGCGTTTAACCATATCCAGTATGACTTCTTCAGACAATGGTACTGCCCTGGTTCTGTTCCGACTGACACACAGTTCTGTTGGACATTGAAGATAAACTTGACAGAACCCAACACCATCTACAAAACATAACACATATATTGCCTGAGTAAATGAAGACTTACAGGTTTGGACCCCTAGAAGTATCAttatataaaaacaataatgACAAATACAGCCCTTcagaggttgagagaggaaaTAAAGCTGAATCATCAAAGACCAAACACTGCAGTATAGCAATTTCCTGtgtagccgcattgtgtattaGGCCTAACCGCACAACAATGTTTTATGTCCATTAAAAAACACAAATGACCATGCATTGACCGCACCCGTGTATTAACTGCAGTGCCCAATAGCCCAATGAATCAGAATTAGATCAGTACTTTAATCAGAAAGAAGAATTGTTTCTTGTTTGCAAGAAAGATGTGTTAGCTATGATTTTGAAAACACTGGGTAAATGTTTACTGTACTGTACCTGTAATTCTGTAATACACAGTGGTTTTTGCTCCATAGAAATCGGCATGGAATGAATATAttcataataatataataataattccTACAGTATAATAATATTTTCGTGGGGTTGTCAGCACTGTACCACTGTAGACTTACATGTCTTAGTGTCACGCTAGCCAACAATTTTGTCTTTGGTCATTGATTTAGTGTTCGCTGACTCGCATTCAGTCCTAGAAACATGCACTGTTGTATATCCTGTAGCTCACGCCATTGATATATTCTATCAACCAATTCGATTTGATAATACATGATCCCAAATTAAAGACCTATATCAAGAGTAAACAAAATCTATGGAATGAATTTCAAGAAAATAACTTGATATTTCCCtatgcacacacatcatcataGTAATCTGGTCCATCTATGGTGTGGTACAGTGCTGTAATTAGGAGAACTATCTGTCCATTGTGGTATGCTGCCAATCAGCAATGCTTCATTAATTCAAGGCTGGTTTAGTTGTGGTTGGCAGTCGATACAAAAAGTTGATCTCATTAAGACAGGCATCCTGATGACTGGCAGCATGCAGGTAGTTCTCCCAATTACAGTGGCCATGAAACATGTAATGCCTGCATTTCATGTTGTTTCGTAGCCTGTACGTCATATTCTATACAATGTAACAAACCTATAACATAATAGATAATGGAGAtatgcagaaacaaacacagtTGTTAATATTGTTTTGCAAAAGAGGGTGCATGGAATTCTACAGAGCCCGCGTGAAAGGTCAGGCTGGGGATTTATTTAGAGCAATAGTTTTGCGTTCCCTCGCAATAACtttgctatctatctatctaaaactaCCGTATTGCTCTAAATAAATCCCTAACCTAACCCTTCGCAGGCTCCGTAGAATTCTAAACTTCTCAAAAGGACATCATTTACAGCAATTGACACTAAAAATCACCTACACTTTCTTGCAAGCTGGTAGACTTCGAATCTCATGCTCTGATAGTAGAAATTGTCATCGAGCAGAAAGAGTATTTTTTTCTGGGAATGTGAAGAAGCCTGCAATGTTGTTGGTAAATGCTGCTTCTGCAATGCCATACATCGCTGATGCACTACGTCATGGTCACTCCCGCAGGAACTGGGGTCTTGTGAAGGATTCTGCAAAAACTTTGCCAGCCAGGACAGAATGGCTTGTCTGTGGTGTTTCCATTTGGTTTGCTGAGTAACAGGGAACAGTGTTGACGTAAACACACAGGAACAACGAGAAAAAAATATCGGCCCCGTGGGCTTTCTAGTACACAGTACCCTAAGTTACTTAACTTCGATTAAAATTAGATGTCAATTTAAATACCGTTTGATGTGGCTGACTCTTAGTTTCCATACAGACTTCATTAAAAGCCTCCTGCGGTATCAAGTCATCGTAAAGCAACGACCACGTCCTCCAACCCATCAGCGTTGTGTGGTTCGAAAGTGCCTTCACAATAGTCGTCTTTCCTGCAGCAGGTAAGCCACAGAAAAGACACATGCATATTTGACGACGGTGAGGCACTTCATTCAGCTTGACATCCATAGCTTAGGCGGACATATGTAAACATCTATGGATGACAGTAGGTCGGAGTTTGGACGGAATTTCTACACGGCCTTTTCACTTccggttttgttttgttcatctGATATACCGCCGCCTGTTGTACAGGGGGTTCATATGCCTTCATGCCAACTGggccaaataaaaaatgtcaaaatgacgCCTCCACGCGTAGATATTACTTCCCCAGGAGTAAAAAACAGACACCTGTGGGGTAGGCTATGCTACGGAGCTCGATTAGTGAGGTAGGCTGTTAAAGCCAGGGTATGCTACGAAAGGCTCTGTTTTAGCGTCGCTGTATCACCATGGCGTTTAGGCCAGTCAATCCCCTTACCAAAAAATCTTATAGGATTCTGATAGTCAATCCTTTAGGATTAGTCCTATCTTttggaacaaaaaaaaatcctacaGGAATCCTATTGGATTTTTTAAAAGCACACAACTTGATATATCCTATTGGATTTTTATTCCTATAGGATTTCTATTCCTATAGGACTTATTCCAGTAGGATTTATTCCTATTGGATTTTTACTTCTATTTCCCTAATGGATTTATGCACATGGTCTCCATAGACATTATGCAAAAGAAACGAAACACAGTACAAATGAAATGGATGGTCATAAGTAAATAACATTTATTATatcaatacatttttaaaaaaatcagatgtgagtgtgtgtatgtgtatgtgagtgagcatgtgtgtgtgtgtgtgtgtgtacgcgttcACTTGGAGCGTCTTCTGGCCAACTTTGCTTCATCAGCGCATTTCTGTGAAATGGCTTGCTTGACCAGGGCAGGGTCCACCCCAAATTTGTTGGTGATATAGTCTGAAAAACATATAGGAGAGAAGAGCAACACATGAACAGATTAATACACTGTAAATCTTTAGAAGATACAGTGATACACTGGCCGGAGCAGACACAAGGCAAACATGGATACTATAGCTTGTTTCCCCTTGTGATTTGTCGTTTAGCCCAGTTGTTTCTTTGAAATTGAGCTCTTCAATTAAGCAATCTTACATGAGATGCCTTTCTTGAATGTCATTAttggcatggacggattatgaactttcaggcccctgggcccagatgtattaagagcCCCCCACTAATTctcgcatatgtgtgtgtttttttttttatttgtttgatgtgatttcctgtattctggtgcattttggggatggccaatactttaattcaatcagattcaaaGTCTACATCccgatgtgttgatattgatgatcaatgattccatgcaatggcttgggcttcagggccccctgaccacttgggcccctgggcctggtaggcccgtgcagtaatccatccctgattaTTGGTACGCAAAGTACAGCCACAGGAACGAGTCACTTGCGCAGAGTTCCGTAGTGCTGTACTTCAAGTACCAATAATGACATTTAAGAACGCCATTGAGTGTAAGATTGCGATTCAATAACACAAACAATATGAAATCTGACATGTTGTTGCTAACATAATGCTGCTGGCAGCTGGTTCATGCAGGTCACAGTTTCTGGtgtgaacaccacacacacgcactgtgaATACACATTAACTGCTATGCACTGATTGCAGTCTAAAATAGGCCTTATAAGGAGTGAAATGGTTAGTGTGAGCACTGCATTGTACTGGAAACTATGGGAACACAAACAAGATACTCACTTAGTATGTCCGACGTCTTTGCAGAATTGAGCTGGGGCTTGGGCTGTCTTCCCAGAAAGGCATTAGACAGCTTCCCCGTATATGAATGTGTGGCCAGGACCTGCCTCCCAAACACTGCCATCAACAAGTCCTTGGTGGCCTTTACTAGGGTCACTCCACTTGATGTGGGCATACTGGGTGGCCGTGATCTTCACTGTAGGGCCTATGTGAATCTAAAAATTACCAAAATACAGAAAGAGAATGTCAGTAAGCACTATGTGTAAATGATCAAGCTGCAAAAAGCATGatgctttttcttttctttgaatGGCTTCTGGGAACATAAGTGACTTTCACCTGGactggtgagggtgagggtggtgatgttgatgatgttgtTCTTGAGGGTGGTGATGGGGATGATGAGTGGTGatggggatgatgatgatggtaatAAGGGTGATCTTGATAATGTGGATGACGCTGGCTGAGTAATTTGATCtgtataaaaaaacaaacaaacaaaaaaaacagtaacaaTTCAGGATCTATGTAATACTTTTGGGCTAAAAAATCCTGACTTCGAGACAGGAACAGAATAGAAACAACAGCATTGACATTATGTGTATCTATGTTCAGAATACAGAACCACATACCTCTCACAGTACGCTCCAGGTTGATTATTTTCTCCCGCATCTCTAAAAGCAGACATCGCATCTCATTAAGCTGGTTAGCTATGCTGCTATCGGCTGCTGGGttctggggagagagagaattttcAGAAATCCCAGAGGTTTCAAATCTCCATCAGTGCACAGAAGCATATATAAAAGGCTGGAATTTACTTGTTGTAGACAATGCATTTGTGTACGCAGCATGGCTGCCATGGgtattctgtgtttgttttaagtGTCGGTTGCGCATGTCGTCGCAAGCAAGCATGACATGTCCGCAAGATGCGATACTGACAAGAAAGTGGGGGGTGGTTGCATGAAAAAAACAGTGACGAAAAGATGCAATATTGACAACAACCCTGGGGATTTTCCAAATCTGCCCCAAGTGGAGACCACTATTGTGAGATTTGACTGCGTAATGCTGCAACAAGTCT from Alosa sapidissima isolate fAloSap1 chromosome 24, fAloSap1.pri, whole genome shotgun sequence encodes:
- the LOC121700455 gene encoding L-seryl-tRNA(Sec) kinase-like; translation: MDVKLNEVPHRRQICMCLFCGLPAAGKTTIVKALSNHTTLMGWRTWSLLYDDLIPQEAFNEVCMETKSQPHQTQTKWKHHRQAILSWLAKFLQNPSQDPSSCGSDHDVVHQRCMALQKQHLPTTLQASSHSQKKILFLLDDNFYYQSMRFEVYQLARKYGVGFCQVYLQCPTELCVSRNRTRAVPLSEEVILDMVKRMEPPNPLKNSWEQNSLTLSSCEEFTNHDLQSLTTLISSAFDNPLSPFQNDTEKREIDRQSCANSVVHQADQACRRLVSQAMLTAREKSISSENLSSLAKELNKSKARVLQDLRKNVHCSPFISPDDSIDIERAVGHAVILFHRELEKIMSAVQQVRE